From a single Vitis vinifera cultivar Pinot Noir 40024 chromosome 18, ASM3070453v1 genomic region:
- the LOC104882551 gene encoding uncharacterized protein LOC104882551, with protein MELRSCSHLHFIQAIRGGIVTKFLNVNSCGKPALVFKQIKDIYVSEDAKTNSVSMLKPTAENDGIRVKIDRTCLPITKREPIGSDSETFGSDSETYGSDSHGSCEEGNSDLDDDFSFSSMTLKQLKERCKTKKRKLSKFVDLTKEDIETCSPVKQEYSDLLLEDDEFDLKEPLISWKARLTKNSKAKKRCTSEHISTSSQSAVSVVKSKLTLSDQGFQQSTRDLPTPVKVKVEVPEPDYSDSQGVADVCSMVQVEVGGPDYSGSQNVTCVAEDEVPASDYSDSQGDANNCSMGCNEQVKVPVPDYSATQSVTCNADDSSDCNEQAGSCEVVSSKMLENDSESVLETRHSITFTEQPQECDVNEISYEYRENAQPNSLPNVGPTIAETLELDNPESNNQASVLSVSEFKNEDFITYPLPQGIPPLTISPTKKHNFASASPASEIKDEGYTIQLLTQDISPQVLSPTKEHNSASFLPGSEFRNEEYVHLLAQGISPQTLSPQDISPEHSSDTCNSSESYSLNSSNGVQVPDTAIDNSLHCMEPSYGGVASVFEDDHTGDLPSTLQASSATIPGGKCSSSWNSNLCHGPTSCLVPEGDDLPATEVKQLLMFAGSDAAGNCSWSHSCDTTDEELTSVVMENYQHSELQHGPERLFSTRKAISPTSQERLCRAMNSIDLCDNLEPYECKIKLRFAKRTEGRTSSAEPDFVGDEVDIGPGGPEQSSRNEVTVISKQSIRRRKNDMKGSHPKGILKVPQLSRGLPHLSNTCTSSQSYSQSAISFSQRQMHDIECLAAKLTRELKSMKDIVEETMHSEVCPSSSRYGTDEVRTAIENANKVEETTKRWLSMMARDCNRFCKIMRLTENESVASGNTIHKERKKITFADEAGGVLCHVKLFYDGMASPLEPNGEKQELMAK; from the exons ATGGAGCTCCGAAGTTGCAGTCATCTGCACTTTATCCAGGCTATCAGGGGAGGCATAGTGACAAAGTTTCTGAATGTAAATTCTTGTGGAAAGCCAGCACTTGTGTTCAAGCAGATCAAAGATATTTATGTCAGTGAAGATGCCAAAACTAATTCAGTTTCAATGCTTAAGCCAACAGCTGAGAATGACGGTATTAGGGTGAAGATTGACAGGACATGTTTGCCAATTACAAAGAGAGAACCGATTGGAAGTGATTCTGAAACATTTGGAAGTGATTCTGAAACTTATGGGTCTGATAGCCATGGTAGTTGTGAAGAAGGAAACAGCGACTTAGATGATGATTTTAGCTTCAGCAGCATGACATTGAAACAACTGAAGGAGAGatgcaaaacaaagaaaaggaaactttcaaaatttgttgATTTGACTAAAGAAGACATTGAAACTTGCTCCCCTGTAAAGCAAGAATATTCTGACTTGTTGCTGGAGGATGATGAATTTGATCTCAAGGAACCTCTGATTAGCTGGAAAGCAAGGCTTACTAAGAATTCGAAGGCTAAGAAGAGGTGCACCAGTGAGCATATTTCTACATCCTCCCAAAGTGCTGTCTCAGTTGTTAAATCTAAACTTACCCTAAGTGATCAGGGTTTCCAGCAATCTACCAGGGATCTACCAACACCTGTTAAAGTTAAAGTTGAGGTTCCTGAACCTGATTACTCAGATAGCCAAGGTGTTGCTGATGTTTGCTCTATGGTACAAGTCGAGGTTGGTGGACCTGATTACTCTGGTAGCCAAAATGTGACTTGTGTTGCTGAGGATGAGGTTCCTGCATCTGATTACTCAGATAGTCAAGGTGATGCTAATAATTGCTCTATGGGTTGTAATGAGCAAGTTAAGGTTCCTGTGCCGGATTACTCCGCAACGCAAAGCGTGACCTGCAATGCTGATGATTCCTCGGATTGTAATGAGCAAGCGGGTTCTTGTGAAGTAGTATCCAGTAAAATGCTTGAAAATGACAGTGAATCTGTTTTGGAGACTAGACACTCGATTACTTTCACAGAACAACCTCAAGAGTGTGATGTTAATGAAATCTCCTATGAATATAGAGAAAATGCCCAACCTAACTCTCTTCCTAATGTAGGTCCTACGATTGCAGAAACTTTAGAGTTGGATAATCCAGAAAGCAATAACCAAGCCTCAGTTTTGTCTGTATcagaatttaagaatgaggaTTTCATTACTTATCCACTGCCCCAAGGCATCCCTCCACTAACAATTTCTCCCACCAAGAAGCATAACTTTGCCTCAGCTTCTCCTGCATCAGAGATTAAGGATGAAGGGTACACTATACAGCTATTGACCCAAGACATCTCTCCTCAAGTACTTTCTCCCACCAAGGAACATAATTCTGCCTCATTTTTGCCTGGATCAGAATTTAGGAATGAAGAATATGTACATCTACTGGCCCAGGGCATCTCTCCACAAACACTTTCTCCCCAGGACATCTCTCCAGAACATAGTTCTGACACATGCAATAGTTCCGAAAGTTATTCTTTAAACAGTAGTAATGGGGTTCAAGTGCCTGATACTGCCATTGATAATAGCCTTCATTGCATGGAACCTAGTTATGGAGGTGTTGCTTCTGTGTTCGAGGACGATCATACAGGGGATTTGCCTTCTACTCTTCAAGCCAGTTCTGCAACCATCCCTGGTGGCAAGTGCAGCTCATCTTGGAATTCCAATCTATGCCATGGTCCAACTAGCTGTTTGGTTCCTGAGGGTGATGATTTGCCTGCAACAGAGGTGAAGCAACTCCTAATGTTTGCTGGTTCTGATGCAGCAGGAAACTGCTCATGGAGTCATTCTTGTGACACTACTGATGAGGAACTCACATCAGTTGTAATGGAAAATTATCAACATTCAGAGCTTCAGCATGGTCCTGAAAGGCTCTTTTCTACCAGAAAG GCAATTTCTCCAACTTCTCAGGAAAGGCTATGTCGGGCTATGAATTCCATCGACTTGTGTGATAACCTGGAACCATATG aATGTAAAATTAAGCTACGCTTTGCAAAACGGACAGAGGGCAGGACTTCATCAGCAGAACCAGATTTTGTGGGAGATGAAGTAGATATTGGTCCGGGAGGGCCTGAACAAAGCAGTAGAAATGAAGTCACTGTTATTTCCAAGCAGAGCATTAGGAGAAGAAAGAATGATATGAAAGGTTCCCATCCTAAAGGCATTCTCAAGGTTCCCCAGCTTTCTCGTGGGCTACCACATCTTAGCAATACGTGCACCTCCAGCCAAAGTTATTCACAGAGTGCCATTTCATTCTCACAGAGACAGATGCATGACATTGAATGTCTTGCAGCAAAGCTCACGAGAGAGTTGAAATCCATGAAGGACATTGTGGAAGAAACGATGCACTCTGAAGTGTGCCCATCATCATCGAGATATGGCACTGATGAG gtAAGAACAGCCATTGAGAATGCAAATAAAGTTGAAGAAACTACAAAAAGGTGGCTTTCCATGATGGCAAGGGACTGCAACCGATTCTGTAAAATCATG AGACTGACTGAGAATGAGTCTGTTGCTTCTGGAAATACAATCCACAAGGAGAGGAAAAAGATTACTTTTGCGGATGAAGCTGGTGGAGTGCTGTGCCATGTCAAGCTTTTTTATGATGGCATGGCTTCTCCATTGGAGCCAAATGGCGAGAAACAGGAACTGATGGCTAAATAA
- the LOC100257372 gene encoding uncharacterized protein LOC100257372 produces the protein MRKLCPNFDKENGLETVLEVPIPEEMFKSMGSNVALRWQNMRAFMKGQCIDKASRLSDGCGPEFRLLLKLVGSPLIPVQVPLEYGATFPIKDCSIEASTAKYIVQQYIAATGGWAALNAVHSMYAVGQVRMISSDMSEGEERVDPKGNGEVGGFVLWQKNPDLWYLELVVSGCKVSAGSDGKVAWGQTSSQASHANRGPPRPLRRFFQGLDPRFTANLFLDAVCIGEKTINNEDCFILKMETSASVLKGQSTPKTEIVHHTVWGYFSMRTGLLIQFEDTKLVRMKAVKGEESVFWETSLESVIEDYRYVDGINIAHGGKTTATLYRYGEASNHKRRIEETWGIEEIDFNICGLTMESFLPPADLKIYQDGGK, from the exons ATGAGGAAGCTGTGTCCGAATTTTGACAAAGAAAATGGGCTGGAGACAGTGCTGGAGGTGCCCATTCCAGAGGAGATGTTCAAGAGCATGGGCAGCAATGTGGCCCTGAGATGGCAGAACATGCGTGCTTTCATGAAGGGGCAATGTATAGATAAGGCTTCCCGCCTGTCGGATGGATGTGGCCCTGAGTTTCGGTTATTGCTTAAACTTGTTGGCTCTCCTCTTATCCCCGTTCAGGTTCCCTTGGAGTATGGAGCTACTTTCCCTATCAAAGATTGTTCTATT GAAGCTTCGACGGCAAAGTATATAGTGCAACAATACATAGCGGCAACGGGAGGGTGGGCAGCATTAAATGCAGTGCACAGCATGTACGCGGTGGGGCAGGTCAGGATGATATCATCGGATATGAGCGAGGGCGAGGAAAGAGTCGACCCCAAAGGCAACGGTGAAGTTGGTGGGTTCGTCCTCTGGCAAAAGAATCCCGACTTGTGGTACCTTGAACTCGTTGTTTCCGGTTGCAAGGTCAGCGCCGGTAGTGACGGAAAAGTAGCCTGGGGTCAGACCTCCTCTCAAGCGTCTCACGCTAACAGAGGCCCTCCAAGGCCTTTGCGCCGCTTCTTTCAG GGGTTGGACCCCAGGTTTACAGCCAACCTATTCCTAGACGCAGTGTGCATTGGAGAGAAGACCATCAACAATGAAGACTGTTTCATTCTGAAGATGGAGACGAGCGCCAGCGTCCTCAAGGGGCAGAGCACGCCCAAAACGGAAATCGTTCACCATACCGTGTGGGGATACTTCAGCATGCGAACTGGGCTGCTCATACAGTTCGAGGACACAAAGCTAGTAAGAATGAAGGCTGTCAAGGGAGAAGAGAGCGTGTTCTGGGAAACGAGTCTGGAATCCGTGATCGAGGACTACAGATACGTGGACGGCATCAATATAGCCCACGGCGGTAAGACCACTGCGACTCTGTACAGATACGGAGAGGCGTCAAACCACAAGAGAAGGATTGAGGAGACGTGGGGCATTGAAGAGATTGATTTCAATATATGCGGTTTGACGATGGAGTCCTTTCTGCCCCCTGCTGATCTCAAGATATATCAGGACGGTGGGAAGTAA
- the LOC100264357 gene encoding uncharacterized protein LOC100264357: protein MEGNPATTSSMKMHSSESGNSFGGKGGYKFWALAAILLLAFWSMFTGSVTLKWSASNLSRFPDDIDSPTHDDLDVLEVEEREKLVRYMWDLYTHTTTSRLPRFWEEAFEAAYMELASDVPSVRNAAVLEIAKMSLRSIHLHPLPLHSTGRRETRKNVKQAELGKEVSGVNSSQ from the exons ATGGAGGGGAATCCTGCGACCACAAGCAGTATGAAGATGCATAGCTCAGAGAGCGGTAACTCATTTGGGGGAAAAGGCGGGTACAAGTTCTGGGCTCTGGCGGCCATTCTCCTACTGGCCTTTTGGTCCATGTTCACTGGCTCCGTCACCCTTAAATGGTCCGCCTCTAACCTCTCCCGTTTCCCCGACGACATCGACTCTCCCACCCACGATGATCTCGACGTCCTG GAAgtggaggagagagagaaactggTGAGGTATATGTGGGATTTGTACACTCATACCACCACTTCCCGATTGCCACGTTTCTGGGAGGAGGCTTTTGAAGCTGCTTACATGGAATTGGCCAGCGATGTTCCCTCCGTCCGAAACGCCGCCGTCCTCGAGATTGCCAAGATGTCCTTGCGCTCCATTCATCTCCACCCACTTCCTCTCCATTCCACT GGTAGAAGAGAAACAAGAAAGAATGTGAAGCAAGCAGAACTAGGGAAGGAGGTATCTGGTGTTAATAGTAGTCAATAA
- the LOC100252240 gene encoding transcription repressor OFP7 translates to MRVDHISNLCNIEAGLLLIYCSLGVTFFFSGGLRILEMGKGFKLRFSLIHSLQFCRSRNRSALPESPVPASHRLSTVNRKGLDIAFPSVPDPPPSTPWHPFRRRRVKTVPMGCGCRRGSGVRSETSYDCDTESVEYSWKKDGKWHVISRVYEDGPRRKICYSPFPGESDGDLSPNQPQKMAKEKKVRKKKKKGTVPSVRTSTSSGDSGWFSSEGGDYDEETETLLSSSRSFSNDSSFEFNHPLETISEESKSVVGKRDRMNNSKKARRLKRHISKNCRTGSSSSSSSGSGNPKTTSSPEAESPARVSVYQGRIPCRLDGKVRESFAVVKKSKDPYEDFKKSMVEMIMEKQMFETKDLEQLLQCFLSLNSPQHHGIIVEAFSVVWEGLFCKSPPMARRVSRCL, encoded by the coding sequence ATGCGTGTGGATCATATCTCTAATCTTTGCAATATTGAAGCCGGCCTCCTGCTTATATATTGCAGCCTTGGAGTGACCTTTTTTTTCTCAGGAGGATTAAGGATTTTAGAGATGGGTAAGGGTTTCAAGCTCCGATTCTCTCTGATTCATTCCCTCCAATTCTGCCGTTCCAGAAACCGTTCTGCTCTACCGGAAAGTCCTGTGCCGGCGTCTCATAGGCTCTCGACGGTCAACCGTAAGGGGTTGGACATTGCTTTTCCAAGCGTCCCCGATCCTCCACCCTCCACACCGTGGCACCCTTTTCGCAGACGTCGTGTGAAGACTGTACCAATGGGATGCGGTTGCCGGCGAGGATCGGGTGTAAGGTCTGAAACCTCCTACGACTGCGACACCGAATCGGTGGAATACTCGTGGAAGAAGGATGGAAAGTGGCACGTAATCTCCAGAGTCTACGAGGACGGCCCTCGCCGGAAAATTTGCTACTCCCCTTTTCCTGGCGAATCCGATGGCGACTTGTCGCCGAATCAACCGCAGAAGATGGCCAAGGAGAAGaaagtgagaaagaaaaagaagaaagggacGGTCCCGAGTGTCCGCACAAGCACGTCTTCGGGAGATAGTGGCTGGTTCAGCAGCGAAGGTGGTGACTATGACGAGGAGACCGAAACCCTACTCTCCTCTTCCAGAAGCTTCTCGAACGACTCTTCTTTCGAATTCAATCATCCACTAGAGACCATAAGCGAAGAATCAAAGAGCGTCGTAGGCAAGCGCGATAGGATGAACAATTCAAAGAAGGCTCGACGACTGAAACGCCACATTTCGAAGAACTGCAGAACAGgatcatcatcctcatcatcatcaGGCAGCGGAAATCCAAAAACGACATCGTCGCCAGAAGCTGAGTCGCCAGCGAGAGTGTCGGTGTACCAAGGCAGGATACCGTGTAGATTAGATGGGAAGGTGAGAGAGAGCTTCGCGGTGGTGAAGAAATCCAAGGATCCGTACGAAGACTTCAAGAAGTCGATGGTGGAGATGATAATGGAGAAACAGATGTTCGAAACAAAGGATTTGGAGCAGCTGCTGCAATGTTTTCTATCCCTGAATTCGCCGCAGCATCACGGAATCATCGTGGAGGCCTTCTCCGTGGTTTGGGAGGGTTTGTTCTGTAAATCACCACCAATGGCTCGACGTGTTTCGAGGTGTCTCTGA